The Halovivax ruber XH-70 genome includes the window AGTACAGCGAGAGCGCGCTGTTTACCACGAGCGCACCGGCGACGAACAGCATGCCGGCCTGGAGCGACCCCCAGAAGAGGAGGTACTTGCTCAGGAATCCGCCCAGTGGCGGAATCCCCGCCAGGCTGAACATGAACACCGTCAGCGCGACGCAGGCGATCGGGGCGCGTCGACCGAGTCCGTTGTAGTCGGCGAACGTACGGCCGACACCCCAGTACTCGGCGAGTGCGACGAAGAGGAACGCGCCGGTGTTCATGAACGCGTAGACGAACAGGTGCATGAGCGCGGCGCCGAGGACGAGTTCGTTCGCCCCGGCTCCGACACCGGCGAGGCCGATCAGCGCGTAGCCGGCGTGACCGACCGAGGAGTACGCGAGCATGCGCTTGACGTTCTCCTGGACGGCCGCGGCGAAGTTGCCGATCGTCATCGTCGCGACCGCGAGGACGGCGAAGGCGACCGACCAGTCGAACCCGACCAGTCCCGCGGTCGCCTCGACGGGGAACGCGGTCGTGAACACGCGAATCGCGATCACGAAGCCGGCAGCCTTCGAGGCCGACGAGAGGAACGCCGCGATCGGCGCGGGCGCGCCCTCGTAGGCTTCCGGTGCCCAGAAGTGAAGTGGGACGCTCGCGGTCTTGAACGCGATTCCGACGAGGAGCAACACGATCCCGACGCCGAGCAATCCGTCGTGGCCCGCGACGTCGTGGGCGTTGCCGGTGAGGACGTGCTGGCCCGTCTCACCCGTGATCGCCTCGGCGACGAGGTCGAGCTGGAGGACGCCCGTCGCCCCGTAGACCAGGCTGATCCCGTAGACGAAGATGGCCGACGAGAGCGCGCCGAGCAGGAAGTACTTCAGTCCCGCCTCGACGCTCCCGCGATTGTCCTTCAGGATGGCCACGAGCGCGTACGACGGCAGACTCGCCAGTTCGAGCGCGAGGAAGACGGTGACGAGGCTGTTGGCCGCGGCCATCGTCGCCATGCCGGTCGCCGCGAGCAGGACGAGCGAGTAGTACTCGCCCTGGTGGGCGTGTCCGTCCATGTAGTCGTAGCTCGCGATCGCGACCAGCGCCGTGACGATCGCCGTCACGAGCATGAAGAACAGCGCGAGCTGGTCGACGACGAGCTGGCCGTCGAAGAGGGAGATGACGCCGGCCCCGTCGGGCTCGGGGACGCCGACGCCGGCGATCATGTACCAGACGCCGACGCCGAGTGCGAGGAGCGAGCCCGTGGCGGTCGTCCCCGCGAGCAGCCCTCGGTCCGGTTCGTGCGGTCTGACACTGTCGAACACGAAGACGATGAGCGCCGTCAGTCCCAGGACGAGCGCCGGACCGAGCGCCGCGGCGTCGGGGAGCTGGACGGGTTCGATCACGCCGCCTCACCTCCGTAGGCCGCGACGATCGGCTCGGTCGCGTCGGTGATCATCCCGAAGATGGTGTCGGGGGCGACCCCGAGGACGACGATCAGCGCGAGCAGGACGAGCATCGGCGCGACGTCGTGAAGCGGCGCGCGATCTAACTCGTAGTCCGTCTCCAGGGCGAACGGCCCGAAGAACGTCCGCTGCATCGCGTACAGCAGGTAGCCGGCGACGATGACGATGCCGAACATCGCCACACCGGTAAAGAGCGGCGCATTGGAGAGCAGTTCCGAGCCGAAGGCGCCGTAGAAGATGGCGAACTCGGCGTAGAAGCCGGACATGAGCGGCAGGCCCATGTAGCCGAACGCGCCGGCAACGAAGATCCAGCTCGCGACCGGCATCTTCGCCGTGATCCCGGACATGTCCGTCACCATCCGGGTGTGGGTCGCGTTGTAGACGACGCCGACGGCCATGAACATGAGCCCGGAGATCAGCCCGTGGCTCACCATCTGGAAGGTCGCGCCGCCGATGCCGAACTGCGTGTACGCGACGAGTCCCAGGATGACGTAGCCCATTGACGAGACGGACGAATACGCAACGATTCGTTTGAGGTCCGTCTGGGCGAGTGCGAGCATCGCGCCGTAGATCACGCTGATCACGGCGATCGCGGCGATCGGGATCGCGAACGTCTCGACCTGTTCTGGGAACATGGTGAAGTTGAATCGCAACAGGGCGTAGGTCCCCATCTTCAGCAGGACGCCGGCCAGCAGCACCGACGCGGGCGTCGGCGCCTCGACGTGGGCGTCTGGGAGCCAGGTGTGGAACGGGACGATGGGCACCTTCACCGCGAAGCCGAGGAAGAGCGCGACGAAGATCGCGGCCGACAGCTCGGCGGCGCCCAGCCCGAACAGCGAAGTTCCCTCCGGAATGCCGCCCGCGTGCATCGCTTGCGCGATCTCCGGCAACGCGAAACTCGAGACGCCACCGTCACCCCCGAGGGCGAAGACGAGCGTCACGAACGCCCCGAACAGCACGAGCGAGGCGACGTTCGTGTAGACGAAGAACTTGATCGCGGCGTACTTGCGTCGCGGCCCGCCCCAGACCCCGATCAGGAAGTACATCGGGATGAGGACGGCCTCCCAGAAGACGAACCACAGGAGGAAGTCGAGCGCGACGAAGACGCCGAGCAGGTTGGCCTCGATGAACAGCACGAGGCCGTAGAACTGCGACTGGCGCTCGTCGATGGGCGTCCACGACGAGAGGATCGCGAGCGAGGTCAGGATCGTCGTCAGGACGACCAGCGGCAGGCTGATACCATCCAGTCCGACGAACCAGCTCACGGCGTACTCGCCGACCTGGAACCACTCGGCCTGTGACTCGAACGCCAGCTGCCCGCCGGAGAGCAACGCGTTGCCGCTCCCGTCGAACGCCGTCAGCATCCACAGCGAGATGCCGGCGGGCAGCAGGCTGATGGCGAACGCGAGTTTGCCGGCGATTCGATTCGGTGCGAGGAACGTGACGGCCGCGCCAACGAACACGACCGCGAGTAACAGCTCGATCATCACAGGAACCACCCTCCGTTGATACCCAGAACGACCAGTAACGCGAGCACACCGAGTATCACGAGCGCCGCGTAGTCGGTCACCTGCCCCGTCTGGAGCCGTCTGAGTCGCTCGCCGCCGAAGCGGCTGACGCTACCGACACCGTCGACGACGCCGTCGATAGCCGTCTGGTCGAACCGGTCGCTCGCCCGGGCCAGCGGCAGCGTGAGGCCACGTGCCAGCCAGACCTGGTACTCGTCCTGGTAGTAGTTGGCGACGGCGAGGTCGCGAAGCGCGCCGAGGCGCTCGGTGTGACGCGTCGGCTCCGGGCCGCCGTACAGTGTCCAGGCGAGCCCGGCGCCAGCCAGCGCCAGGCCGAGCGAGAGGACTGCAGAGAGGACCACCGTCCCCTCGGGACCGCCGATGTACTCGTGACCGTAGTGGACCGTCTCGCTGTAGGCGTGGTAGGTCAGCCCGTCGACCGAGCCGACACCCTGCCCGTCGAGCCATCGTTCGAGGAACGCAACCTCGAGGCCGGCGAGTTCTTCGAGCGGCTTCAGGTTCATCGCCCCACCGACGAGTGCCAGGACGCCGAGTACGGCCAGCGGAATCTTCGCCGGCAGGCCGATCGCGTGGGGTGATTCGGCCGCCTCCGACCGGGGCTCGCCGTGGAACGTCAGCCGGACCATCCGGATCGTGTAGAATCCGGTGAAGAACACGGCCAGTAGCGCCATCGCGTACGCGGCGAGGATGAGCGGTTCGTCCAGGCCGACGATGAGCGCGTCGTAGAGCACCTCGTCTTTCGACCAGAAGCCGGAAAACGGGATGATGCCCGCGAGCGCGAGCGAGCCCGCGAGGAACGTGTAGTAGGTAACGGGCATCCGGTCTTTGAGCCCGCCCATCTTCCACATGTCCTGCTCGTGGTGCATGGCGATGATGACTGCGCCGGCCCCGAGGAACAGCAGCGCCTTGAAGACGGCGTGGTTGAGCAGGTGGAAGACGCCGGCGACGTAGCCGCCGACGCCCATCGCGAGCATCATGTAGCCGTACTGGCTGATGGTGGAGTACGCGAGCACCTGTTTCACGTCGTCTTTGACACAGCCCATCGTCGCCGCGAACAGTGCCGTGAAGCCGCCGACGAACGCGATGACAGCGAGCGCCGTGGGCGACAGCGCGTAGTAGCCGAACATCCGGGCGACGAGGTAGACGCCGGCGGCGACCATCGTCGCCGCGTGGATGAGCGCCGACACCGGCGTCGGACCCTCCATCGCGTCGGGCAACCACGTGTGCAGCGGGAACTGGGCGGACTTGCCGATTACGCCGCCCAGGACGAGGAGTCCGGTGATCGTCACCCAGGTGTCGGCGTCGAAGCCGAAGAAGGTCTCCGAGTCGATCGCCGACTCGGCCGCGGTGACGAACGACGCGTCACCGGCGAAGCTGAGTGTGCCGTAGGACGCGGCGATGGCGACGACACCCACGAGGAAGAAGAAGTCCCCGAAGCGCGTGACGAGGAACGCCTTCTTCGCCGCGGAGGGCGCCGATTTCGTCCGGTACCAGAAGCCGATGAGGAGGAACGAACACAGTCCCACCAGCTCGAAGAAGACGAACGACATCAGCAGGTTGTCCGCGACCACGAACGCGAGCATGCTGAACGTAAAGAGGCCGAGTCCGGCGTAGTACCGCGGCAGGCCGGTCTCGCCCTCGCCGTTCATGTAGCTCAGGCTGAAGATGTGGACGAGGAAGGCGATCAGCGAGACCACGACCAGCATGGCCGCCGACAGCGGGTCGATCAGCAGGCCGAAGTGGAACGTGATCTCGGGTGTCTCGAACCACGTGTACACCAGTTCGTTCGTCGTCTCGCCGCCGGCGACGGCCGCGGCCATCACCAGCGAGAGCGCGAGCGATCCGCCAGTCGCGACGATACCCGGGATCGCACCGCCGAGGGGCAGGTAGCGGCCCACGAGCAGCGTGATCGCGAACGCCACCAGCGGGAACAGCACGATTGCGGGCGCGAATGTAAACAATCCTTCCATGTTACCACCTCATCGTCGTCGGTACCGAGACGTCGATCGTCCCGAAGTTTCGATACAGTACCAGGATGATCCCGAGGCCGATCGCGACCTCCGCGGCCGCGAGTCCGAGGACGAACAGCCCGAACACCTGTCCGGACAGCGTGCCGTGGTACAGCGCGAACGCGATCAGGTTGATCACGGCTGCGTTGACCATCAGCTCGATGGCCATCAGGAACATGAGTGCGTTGCGCCGGGTCAGGATGCCGAACAGTCCGATGCAGAACAGCCCGGCCGAGAGGAGGACGTAGCCCTCGATGGCCATCATGCCTCGTCACCTCCCTCGTCTGCGTCGTCCTCGTCGCCTTCCATCTCGGCGACGAGCTCCTCGGCCTCGGATGCCGGTTTGCCGTCGGTCTCCGTCGTTCCGTCAACCGCACCACCGTCGGTCGCGGCCGTCCCGTCTGCCTCGGTGTCGCCGGTCGAACCGGTCGACGGGCCGTCGAACGCGCTCGGGCGAACCGACTCGTCGGGGCCTTCGCGCGTCGCGAGC containing:
- a CDS encoding NADH-quinone oxidoreductase subunit N, whose product is MEPVQLPDAAALGPALVLGLTALIVFVFDSVRPHEPDRGLLAGTTATGSLLALGVGVWYMIAGVGVPEPDGAGVISLFDGQLVVDQLALFFMLVTAIVTALVAIASYDYMDGHAHQGEYYSLVLLAATGMATMAAANSLVTVFLALELASLPSYALVAILKDNRGSVEAGLKYFLLGALSSAIFVYGISLVYGATGVLQLDLVAEAITGETGQHVLTGNAHDVAGHDGLLGVGIVLLLVGIAFKTASVPLHFWAPEAYEGAPAPIAAFLSSASKAAGFVIAIRVFTTAFPVEATAGLVGFDWSVAFAVLAVATMTIGNFAAAVQENVKRMLAYSSVGHAGYALIGLAGVGAGANELVLGAALMHLFVYAFMNTGAFLFVALAEYWGVGRTFADYNGLGRRAPIACVALTVFMFSLAGIPPLGGFLSKYLLFWGSLQAGMLFVAGALVVNSALSLYYYSRLVKAVWFEEPVTDHGSLAQPVGLYAALIAAAVMTVVVLPGFGPIADSALDAATAVLTS
- a CDS encoding complex I subunit 4 family protein; protein product: MMIELLLAVVFVGAAVTFLAPNRIAGKLAFAISLLPAGISLWMLTAFDGSGNALLSGGQLAFESQAEWFQVGEYAVSWFVGLDGISLPLVVLTTILTSLAILSSWTPIDERQSQFYGLVLFIEANLLGVFVALDFLLWFVFWEAVLIPMYFLIGVWGGPRRKYAAIKFFVYTNVASLVLFGAFVTLVFALGGDGGVSSFALPEIAQAMHAGGIPEGTSLFGLGAAELSAAIFVALFLGFAVKVPIVPFHTWLPDAHVEAPTPASVLLAGVLLKMGTYALLRFNFTMFPEQVETFAIPIAAIAVISVIYGAMLALAQTDLKRIVAYSSVSSMGYVILGLVAYTQFGIGGATFQMVSHGLISGLMFMAVGVVYNATHTRMVTDMSGITAKMPVASWIFVAGAFGYMGLPLMSGFYAEFAIFYGAFGSELLSNAPLFTGVAMFGIVIVAGYLLYAMQRTFFGPFALETDYELDRAPLHDVAPMLVLLALIVVLGVAPDTIFGMITDATEPIVAAYGGEAA
- the nuoL gene encoding NADH-quinone oxidoreductase subunit L produces the protein MEGLFTFAPAIVLFPLVAFAITLLVGRYLPLGGAIPGIVATGGSLALSLVMAAAVAGGETTNELVYTWFETPEITFHFGLLIDPLSAAMLVVVSLIAFLVHIFSLSYMNGEGETGLPRYYAGLGLFTFSMLAFVVADNLLMSFVFFELVGLCSFLLIGFWYRTKSAPSAAKKAFLVTRFGDFFFLVGVVAIAASYGTLSFAGDASFVTAAESAIDSETFFGFDADTWVTITGLLVLGGVIGKSAQFPLHTWLPDAMEGPTPVSALIHAATMVAAGVYLVARMFGYYALSPTALAVIAFVGGFTALFAATMGCVKDDVKQVLAYSTISQYGYMMLAMGVGGYVAGVFHLLNHAVFKALLFLGAGAVIIAMHHEQDMWKMGGLKDRMPVTYYTFLAGSLALAGIIPFSGFWSKDEVLYDALIVGLDEPLILAAYAMALLAVFFTGFYTIRMVRLTFHGEPRSEAAESPHAIGLPAKIPLAVLGVLALVGGAMNLKPLEELAGLEVAFLERWLDGQGVGSVDGLTYHAYSETVHYGHEYIGGPEGTVVLSAVLSLGLALAGAGLAWTLYGGPEPTRHTERLGALRDLAVANYYQDEYQVWLARGLTLPLARASDRFDQTAIDGVVDGVGSVSRFGGERLRRLQTGQVTDYAALVILGVLALLVVLGINGGWFL
- the nuoK gene encoding NADH-quinone oxidoreductase subunit NuoK, whose amino-acid sequence is MMAIEGYVLLSAGLFCIGLFGILTRRNALMFLMAIELMVNAAVINLIAFALYHGTLSGQVFGLFVLGLAAAEVAIGLGIILVLYRNFGTIDVSVPTTMRW